The proteins below are encoded in one region of Pseudomonas sp. SCB32:
- a CDS encoding glutathione peroxidase, with product MPARLSLLALSLLLPLAAQAADCPALLKTQGELPKLRSKDNLDLCELYAGKPLVVVNTASHCGFTPQFKGLEALYQKYKGQGLEVLGVPSDDFKQEDADAAETAKVCYGNYGVTFNMTSVQHVRGDQAIPLFQDLSAQADQVPRWNFFKYVVDRKGKVVAEFSSLTKPDDPELQAAIEKAIASQP from the coding sequence ATGCCTGCACGCCTTTCCCTGCTTGCCTTGTCCCTGTTGCTGCCGCTGGCGGCCCAAGCCGCCGATTGCCCGGCACTGCTCAAGACCCAGGGCGAGCTGCCCAAGCTGCGCTCCAAGGACAATCTCGACCTCTGCGAGCTCTACGCCGGCAAGCCGCTGGTGGTGGTGAACACCGCCAGCCACTGCGGCTTCACCCCGCAGTTCAAGGGGCTGGAAGCGCTGTACCAGAAGTACAAGGGCCAGGGCCTGGAAGTGCTCGGCGTACCTTCCGACGACTTCAAGCAGGAAGATGCCGACGCCGCCGAGACCGCCAAGGTCTGCTACGGCAACTACGGCGTGACGTTCAACATGACCTCGGTGCAGCACGTCCGGGGCGACCAGGCCATCCCGCTGTTCCAGGACCTTTCCGCTCAGGCCGACCAGGTGCCGCGCTGGAATTTCTTCAAGTACGTGGTGGATCGAAAGGGCAAGGTCGTGGCGGAGTTTTCCAGCCTGACCAAGCCGGATGATCCCGAATTGCAGGCGGCCATCGAGAAGGCTATCGCCAGCCAGCCTTGA
- the purM gene encoding phosphoribosylformylglycinamidine cyclo-ligase, with protein MSNKQPSLSYKDAGVDIDAGEALVERIKGVAKRTARPEVMGGLGGFGALCEIPAGYKQPVLVSGTDGVGTKLRLALNLNKHDSIGQDLVAMCVNDLVVCGAEPLFFLDYYATGKLNVDVAATVVTGIGAGCELAGCSLVGGETAEMPGMYEGEDYDLAGFCVGVVEKSEIIDGSKVIAGDALIALPSSGPHSNGYSLIRKIIEVSGADIESTQLAGKPLADLLMAPTRIYVKPLLQLIKQTGAVKAMAHITGGGLLDNIPRVLPDNAQAVVDVASWQRPAVFDWLQEKGNVDETEMHRVLNCGVGMVICVAEDQVDASLKALRDAGEQPWVIGRIDACAADAERVVLNNLKGH; from the coding sequence ATGAGCAACAAGCAACCCTCGTTGAGCTACAAGGACGCCGGTGTGGACATCGACGCCGGCGAAGCCCTGGTCGAACGCATCAAAGGCGTCGCCAAGCGCACCGCGCGTCCGGAAGTGATGGGCGGCCTGGGTGGCTTTGGCGCTCTGTGCGAAATCCCGGCCGGTTACAAGCAGCCGGTGCTGGTCTCCGGCACCGACGGCGTCGGCACCAAGCTGCGCCTGGCGCTGAACCTGAACAAGCACGACAGCATCGGCCAGGACCTGGTCGCCATGTGCGTGAACGACCTGGTCGTGTGCGGCGCCGAGCCGCTGTTCTTTCTCGACTACTACGCCACCGGCAAGCTGAATGTCGACGTGGCCGCCACCGTGGTCACCGGCATCGGCGCCGGCTGCGAGCTGGCCGGCTGCTCCCTGGTCGGTGGTGAAACCGCCGAGATGCCGGGCATGTACGAAGGCGAAGACTACGACCTGGCCGGCTTCTGCGTCGGCGTGGTGGAAAAATCGGAAATCATCGACGGCTCGAAAGTAATCGCTGGCGACGCCCTGATCGCCCTGCCCTCCTCCGGCCCGCACTCCAACGGCTACTCGCTGATCCGCAAGATCATCGAAGTCTCCGGCGCCGACATCGAATCCACCCAACTGGCCGGCAAGCCCCTGGCCGACCTGCTGATGGCTCCGACCCGCATCTACGTGAAGCCGCTGCTGCAGCTGATCAAGCAGACCGGCGCGGTCAAGGCCATGGCCCACATCACCGGCGGCGGCCTGCTGGACAACATCCCGCGCGTCCTGCCGGACAACGCCCAGGCCGTGGTCGACGTGGCCAGCTGGCAGCGCCCGGCGGTCTTCGACTGGCTGCAGGAGAAAGGCAACGTCGACGAGACCGAGATGCACCGCGTGCTGAACTGCGGCGTGGGCATGGTCATCTGCGTCGCCGAGGATCAGGTCGACGCCTCCCTGAAGGCCCTGCGTGACGCTGGCGAACAGCCCTGGGTCATCGGCCGCATCGACGCCTGCGCCGCCGACGCCGAGCGCGTGGTCCTGAACAACCTGAAAGGCCACTGA
- the wrbA gene encoding NAD(P)H:quinone oxidoreductase produces the protein MSTPYILVLYYSRHGATAEMARQIARGVEQGGLEARVRTVPAVSTECEAVAPDIPAEGALYATLDDLKGCAGLALGSPTRFGNMAAPLKYFLDGTSSLWLTGGLVGKPAAVFTSTASLHGGQETTQLSMLLPLLHHGMIVTGIPYSEPALLETRGGGTPYGASHFAGADGKRSLDDHEITLCRALGKRLAEVARKLES, from the coding sequence TTGAGCACACCCTACATCCTGGTCCTGTACTACAGCCGCCACGGCGCCACCGCCGAGATGGCGCGACAGATCGCCCGCGGCGTGGAACAGGGCGGCCTGGAGGCACGCGTGCGTACCGTACCGGCGGTCTCCACCGAATGCGAGGCCGTGGCCCCGGACATCCCCGCCGAAGGTGCGCTCTACGCCACCCTGGACGACCTGAAAGGCTGCGCTGGCCTGGCCCTGGGCAGCCCGACGCGCTTCGGCAACATGGCCGCGCCGCTCAAGTACTTCCTCGACGGCACCAGCAGCCTCTGGCTGACCGGCGGCCTGGTGGGCAAGCCGGCGGCGGTCTTCACTTCCACCGCCAGCTTGCACGGTGGCCAGGAAACGACCCAGCTGTCGATGCTGCTGCCACTGCTGCACCACGGCATGATCGTCACCGGCATCCCCTACAGCGAGCCTGCGCTGCTGGAGACCCGCGGCGGCGGCACGCCCTATGGCGCCAGCCACTTCGCCGGCGCGGATGGCAAGCGCAGCCTCGATGACCACGAAATCACCCTGTGCCGCGCGCTGGGCAAGCGCCTGGCCGAAGTTGCCCGCAAACTGGAGAGCTGA
- a CDS encoding DUF3108 domain-containing protein: MRRALLFLMAVLTLPAQAFDLQPFEASYTADWKQMPISGTASRSLKKGAGGRWELDFKASMLLASLTESSTFKVENDVYMPLTYRWAREGLGKNKQTELDFDWAEKQVLGSDRGDQVRQPLNKGQLDKSTYQLALQHDVAVGKKAMSYQVIEGTDTDTYDFRVLGEEKVRTQAGLITAIKVERVRDPTKSNRKTILWFAKDWDFLLVRLYQQESDGKEYQIMLKDGTVNGKTVQGEKG, translated from the coding sequence ATGCGTAGAGCCCTGCTGTTCCTGATGGCTGTACTGACCTTGCCGGCGCAGGCATTCGACCTGCAACCGTTCGAGGCCAGCTATACCGCCGACTGGAAACAGATGCCGATCAGTGGGACCGCCTCCCGTAGCCTCAAGAAAGGCGCCGGCGGCCGCTGGGAACTGGATTTCAAGGCATCCATGCTGCTTGCCAGCCTCACCGAGAGCAGCACCTTCAAAGTCGAGAACGATGTCTACATGCCGCTGACCTATCGGTGGGCGCGTGAAGGTCTGGGCAAGAACAAGCAGACCGAACTCGATTTCGACTGGGCTGAAAAGCAGGTACTGGGCAGCGACCGTGGCGACCAGGTGCGCCAGCCGCTGAACAAGGGCCAACTGGACAAATCCACCTACCAGCTCGCGCTGCAGCATGACGTCGCCGTCGGCAAGAAGGCCATGAGCTACCAGGTGATCGAAGGTACTGACACCGATACCTACGACTTCCGCGTGCTCGGCGAGGAAAAGGTCCGCACCCAGGCCGGCCTGATCACCGCCATCAAGGTGGAGCGCGTGCGCGACCCCACCAAGAGCAACCGCAAGACCATCCTCTGGTTCGCCAAGGACTGGGACTTCCTGCTCGTCCGCCTGTATCAGCAGGAGTCCGATGGCAAGGAGTACCAGATCATGCTCAAGGACGGCACCGTGAACGGCAAGACCGTCCAGGGCGAGAAAGGCTGA
- a CDS encoding MarR family winged helix-turn-helix transcriptional regulator, with amino-acid sequence MLTTQCLCTKLRRSARAVTRVYDDALKGVGLTTPQFSLLRHLSRLEQPSISDLADAMGLDRSTLGRNLKPLEGEGLVRLAEGEDQRNRIVVLTPEGLARIELGREAWDAAQRDVAAHLGEDKRRQLEDLLDELAELES; translated from the coding sequence ATGCTGACGACCCAATGCCTCTGTACCAAACTGCGCCGCTCCGCCCGCGCGGTCACCCGTGTCTACGATGACGCCCTGAAGGGTGTCGGGCTGACCACGCCGCAATTTTCCCTGTTGCGGCACCTGTCGCGGTTGGAGCAGCCGAGCATTTCCGACCTGGCCGATGCCATGGGACTGGACCGCAGTACCCTCGGGCGTAACCTCAAGCCGCTGGAAGGCGAGGGGCTGGTGCGCCTGGCCGAGGGTGAGGATCAGCGCAACCGCATCGTGGTGCTGACTCCGGAAGGACTGGCGCGCATCGAACTGGGCCGCGAAGCCTGGGATGCGGCGCAACGGGATGTGGCGGCGCACCTGGGCGAGGACAAGCGCCGTCAGCTGGAAGACTTGCTGGATGAACTGGCTGAGCTGGAGAGCTAG
- a CDS encoding MFS transporter, with translation MSKLSRTGFWILLSGALILALSLGIRHGFGLFLAPMSAQFGWGRETFAFAIALQNLIWGIAQPFTGAIADRFGAMRTVLVGGILYAIGLVLMGFSDSAFSLSLSAGLLIGIGLSGTSFSVILGAVGRAVPLERRSMAMGISAAAGSFGQFIMLPGTLGLIGWLGWSAALLALGLLVAFIVPLAALMRDKPLPMQGHEQTLGEALREAAGHSGFWLLSLGFFVCGFQVVFIGVHLPAYLVDRHLPATVGTTVLALVGLFNVFGTYIAGWLGGRMSKPRLLTGLYLLRAVVILAFLWAPLSVWTAYAFGIAMGLLWLSTVPLTNGTVATLFGVRNLSMLGGITFLFHQIGAFLGGWLGGYVYDHTGNYDLVWRISILLSLLAGLLNWPVRERPVERPVLEAA, from the coding sequence ATGTCGAAGCTATCGCGTACGGGGTTCTGGATACTCCTGTCCGGCGCCCTGATCCTGGCCCTGTCCCTGGGCATCCGCCATGGCTTCGGCCTCTTCCTGGCGCCGATGAGCGCCCAGTTCGGCTGGGGGCGCGAGACCTTCGCCTTCGCCATCGCCCTGCAGAACCTCATCTGGGGCATCGCCCAGCCCTTCACCGGAGCCATCGCCGACCGCTTCGGCGCCATGCGCACGGTGCTGGTGGGCGGAATTCTCTACGCCATCGGCCTGGTACTGATGGGCTTTTCCGATTCGGCTTTCAGCCTGTCGCTGAGCGCCGGTCTGCTGATCGGTATCGGTCTGTCCGGTACCTCCTTCTCGGTGATCCTCGGCGCCGTGGGGCGCGCGGTCCCGCTGGAGCGACGCAGCATGGCCATGGGCATTTCGGCGGCTGCCGGTTCGTTCGGTCAGTTCATCATGCTGCCAGGTACCCTCGGGCTGATCGGCTGGCTGGGCTGGTCCGCCGCGCTGCTGGCGCTGGGGCTGCTGGTGGCCTTCATCGTGCCGCTGGCGGCGCTGATGCGCGACAAGCCGCTGCCCATGCAAGGCCATGAACAGACCCTCGGCGAGGCGCTGCGCGAGGCGGCCGGGCATTCCGGTTTCTGGCTGCTGTCTCTGGGCTTCTTCGTCTGCGGCTTCCAGGTGGTGTTCATCGGTGTGCACCTGCCGGCCTACCTGGTGGACCGCCACCTGCCGGCTACCGTCGGCACCACGGTGCTGGCGCTGGTAGGGCTGTTCAACGTATTCGGCACCTATATCGCCGGCTGGCTCGGCGGGCGGATGAGCAAGCCCAGGCTGCTCACCGGCCTGTACCTGCTGCGCGCAGTGGTGATCCTTGCCTTCCTCTGGGCGCCGCTTTCGGTGTGGACGGCCTACGCCTTCGGCATCGCCATGGGGTTGCTATGGCTTTCCACGGTGCCGCTTACCAACGGCACCGTGGCCACGCTGTTCGGCGTACGCAACCTGTCGATGCTGGGCGGTATCACCTTCCTGTTCCACCAGATCGGCGCCTTCCTCGGTGGCTGGCTGGGTGGTTATGTGTATGACCACACCGGCAACTACGACCTGGTCTGGCGGATTTCCATCCTCCTCAGTCTGCTCGCTGGCCTGCTTAACTGGCCTGTGCGCGAACGCCCGGTCGAGCGGCCGGTGCTGGAGGCTGCGTGA
- a CDS encoding YihY family inner membrane protein, whose translation MRERLQGLVEFGRYLVQRFLADKAPNSAAALTYTTLFAVVPMMTVTFAMLSAVPAFEGMGERIQLFVFRNFVPSTGEAVEAYLRNFIVQARHLTWLGVAFLAVTAFTMLVTIEKAFNAIWRVRQPRRGVARFLLYWAILSLGPLLLGTGFAVSTYITSLSLLSGPHALPGAATLLKFMPLLFSVAAFTLIYAAVPNARVPFLHALAGGVFTAILFEAAKSLFGLYVSLFPGYKLIYGAFATVPLFLLWIYLSWLIVLFGAELVCNLSSTRLWRRRALPRLLVILGVLRVFFDRQRHGVPTRLEHLHRAGWLLPEDEWEEILDFLEGEQLVCRVGATSASWVLCRDLGSYRLHHLLNRSPWPLPCLDALPAELDEPWYPALRQTLERYQAERQALFGASLAEWLKPSHSE comes from the coding sequence ATGCGTGAACGCTTGCAGGGCCTGGTCGAGTTCGGCCGCTATCTGGTCCAGCGCTTCCTCGCCGACAAAGCGCCGAACAGTGCGGCGGCCCTGACCTACACCACGTTGTTCGCCGTCGTCCCGATGATGACGGTGACCTTCGCCATGTTGTCGGCGGTGCCGGCCTTCGAGGGCATGGGGGAACGCATCCAACTGTTCGTGTTCCGCAACTTCGTGCCGTCCACCGGCGAGGCGGTGGAGGCCTACCTGCGCAACTTCATCGTGCAGGCACGGCACCTGACTTGGCTGGGCGTGGCTTTCCTGGCGGTCACCGCCTTCACCATGCTGGTGACCATCGAGAAGGCCTTCAACGCCATCTGGCGCGTGCGCCAGCCGCGCCGGGGCGTCGCTCGCTTCCTGCTGTACTGGGCGATCCTCAGCCTGGGGCCACTGCTGCTGGGCACCGGCTTCGCGGTGTCGACCTACATCACCTCGCTGTCGCTGCTGTCCGGCCCGCATGCCCTGCCGGGCGCGGCGACGCTGCTGAAGTTCATGCCGCTGCTGTTCAGCGTGGCGGCCTTCACCCTGATCTACGCGGCGGTGCCCAATGCGCGGGTGCCTTTCCTGCATGCCCTGGCCGGCGGCGTGTTCACCGCCATCCTGTTCGAAGCGGCCAAGTCGTTGTTCGGTCTCTACGTCAGCCTGTTCCCCGGTTACAAGCTGATCTACGGCGCCTTCGCCACGGTGCCGCTGTTCCTCCTGTGGATCTACCTGTCCTGGCTGATCGTGCTGTTCGGCGCGGAACTGGTCTGCAACCTGTCCTCGACGCGCCTGTGGCGGCGCCGCGCACTGCCACGCCTGCTGGTGATCCTCGGGGTGTTGAGGGTGTTCTTCGACCGCCAGCGGCATGGTGTGCCGACCCGGCTGGAGCACCTGCACCGTGCGGGCTGGTTGCTGCCGGAAGACGAGTGGGAGGAGATCCTCGATTTCCTGGAGGGTGAGCAACTGGTGTGTCGCGTTGGCGCGACCAGTGCGTCCTGGGTGTTGTGCCGCGACCTGGGCAGCTACCGCCTGCATCACCTGCTCAACCGAAGCCCCTGGCCGTTGCCGTGCCTCGACGCCTTGCCGGCCGAGCTGGACGAGCCCTGGTACCCTGCATTGCGGCAAACCCTGGAGCGCTACCAGGCGGAGCGGCAGGCGCTGTTCGGTGCTAGCCTCGCAGAATGGTTGAAGCCGTCACATTCTGAGTGA
- the arsC gene encoding arsenate reductase (glutaredoxin) (This arsenate reductase requires both glutathione and glutaredoxin to convert arsenate to arsenite, after which the efflux transporter formed by ArsA and ArsB can extrude the arsenite from the cell, providing resistance.) gives MSQISLFHNPRCSKSRGALELLEERGIQAEIIRYLETPPSAGELKALLGKLGIGARQLLRTGEDEYKTLDLANPALSDEQLIAAMASHPKLIERPILIVGDKAVIGRPPEKVLEILP, from the coding sequence ATGAGCCAGATTTCACTGTTTCACAATCCCCGCTGCTCGAAATCCCGCGGCGCCCTCGAACTGCTGGAAGAACGCGGCATCCAGGCGGAGATCATCCGTTATCTGGAAACCCCGCCCAGCGCAGGCGAACTCAAGGCGCTGCTCGGCAAGCTGGGCATCGGCGCGCGCCAACTGCTGCGTACCGGCGAGGACGAGTACAAGACGCTCGACCTCGCCAACCCGGCGCTCAGCGACGAACAACTGATCGCAGCCATGGCCAGCCATCCCAAGCTGATCGAACGGCCGATCCTGATCGTCGGCGACAAGGCCGTGATCGGTCGTCCGCCGGAGAAGGTGCTGGAGATCCTGCCTTGA
- the purN gene encoding phosphoribosylglycinamide formyltransferase: MSATCNVVVLISGSGSNLQALIDSLADAPSSAVIRAVIANRADAYGLERARKAGIETCFLDHKAYADREGFDAALIQAIDGFSPDLVLLAGFMRILSPGFVRHYHGRLLNIHPSLLPKYKGLHTHQRALEAGDAEHGCSVHFVTEELDGGPLVVQAAIPVQSEDTPETLAQRVHLQEHVIYPLAMHWFAEGRLRLGEHGAMLDGEALPASGYSYRT; the protein is encoded by the coding sequence ATGTCCGCTACTTGCAATGTCGTGGTGCTGATTTCCGGCTCCGGCAGCAATCTGCAAGCGTTGATCGACAGTCTCGCCGACGCCCCGTCGTCGGCGGTGATCCGCGCGGTGATCGCCAACCGCGCGGACGCCTACGGCCTTGAGCGTGCGCGCAAGGCCGGCATCGAGACCTGCTTCCTCGACCACAAGGCCTATGCCGACCGCGAAGGCTTCGATGCCGCGCTGATCCAGGCCATCGACGGTTTCAGTCCCGACCTGGTGCTGCTGGCCGGCTTCATGCGCATCCTCAGCCCTGGCTTCGTGCGCCACTACCACGGCCGCCTGCTGAACATCCATCCGTCCCTGTTGCCCAAGTACAAGGGGCTGCACACCCACCAGCGCGCGCTGGAAGCCGGCGATGCCGAACATGGCTGTAGTGTGCACTTCGTCACTGAGGAACTTGACGGTGGTCCTCTGGTCGTACAGGCGGCAATCCCGGTACAGTCTGAGGACACGCCGGAGACGCTGGCCCAGCGCGTTCACCTGCAGGAGCATGTGATCTACCCGCTGGCCATGCACTGGTTCGCCGAAGGCCGTTTGCGCCTTGGCGAGCATGGCGCCATGCTGGATGGGGAGGCTCTCCCCGCCTCCGGCTATTCGTACCGAACCTAG
- a CDS encoding DUF2069 domain-containing protein, whose amino-acid sequence MARKNKPLPSMDWLKPRLAASRAVALGSFIGLILLIVIWDLLFADAHGAAHWVPWAVLAFKLLPLLVVAPGILIGSARGHAWACYVINLYFILGVLNAFDPNHAIFGWAEIILSVSLFCSALIYTRWRFQYDRKRAGEGDEPKQEATNA is encoded by the coding sequence ATGGCCCGCAAGAACAAACCGCTGCCGTCGATGGACTGGCTCAAGCCCCGGCTGGCCGCCAGCCGGGCCGTTGCCCTCGGCAGCTTCATCGGGCTGATTCTGCTCATAGTCATCTGGGATCTGCTGTTCGCCGACGCCCATGGCGCCGCGCACTGGGTACCTTGGGCCGTGCTGGCGTTCAAGCTGCTGCCGCTGCTGGTGGTGGCGCCTGGCATCCTGATCGGCAGCGCACGCGGCCATGCCTGGGCGTGCTACGTAATCAACCTGTACTTCATCCTCGGCGTGCTCAACGCCTTCGATCCCAACCACGCCATCTTCGGCTGGGCGGAGATCATCCTCAGCGTGTCGCTGTTCTGTTCGGCGCTGATCTACACGCGCTGGCGCTTCCAGTACGACCGCAAGCGCGCTGGCGAAGGCGATGAGCCGAAGCAGGAAGCGACAAACGCCTGA
- a CDS encoding DUF2066 domain-containing protein, translating into MRLTVRLLILCLSLLSLPTFAETLGNLYQVHEPVASQQPDERNAGLTRALQTLVQRLTGDSRGLQSPALAGYFKDPQQLISKYGYENGPPMALVVDFDPTATDKALRQAGLQVWGASRPSVLAWWLNEGASGSSLVGDSQEAAAPLNRAAQRRGLPLRLPIADLSEQQVGTAANLNAAQPDALKSASERYGADALLAVDAKEAGGKWTATWHMWMGDSREQGQAQGDTPDALADAVMLGVSQRLSQRFVGGSTGADTAQVLQIEGADLARYAEVSRLLEPMGAKLVLVQGGKLVYNVTASPEQLRAQLALARLQEAPAEPAQPAVDANGQPVPNPAVPRANVLRFHW; encoded by the coding sequence ATGCGTCTGACTGTCCGCCTGTTGATCCTCTGCCTGTCGCTGCTCAGCCTGCCCACCTTCGCTGAAACGCTGGGCAACCTCTACCAGGTACACGAGCCGGTCGCCTCCCAGCAGCCGGATGAGCGCAATGCCGGCCTGACCCGTGCCCTGCAGACCCTGGTACAGCGCCTGACCGGCGACAGCCGTGGTCTGCAGAGCCCCGCGCTGGCCGGCTACTTCAAGGACCCGCAGCAACTGATCAGCAAGTACGGCTACGAGAACGGCCCGCCCATGGCGCTGGTGGTCGATTTCGACCCGACTGCCACCGACAAGGCGCTGCGCCAGGCCGGCCTGCAGGTATGGGGCGCCAGTCGTCCGTCCGTGCTGGCCTGGTGGTTGAACGAAGGTGCCAGCGGTAGCAGCCTGGTGGGCGACAGCCAGGAGGCCGCTGCGCCGCTGAACCGCGCCGCCCAGCGCCGTGGTCTGCCGCTGCGCCTGCCGATCGCTGACCTGAGCGAGCAGCAGGTCGGCACTGCGGCGAACCTGAATGCTGCCCAGCCCGACGCACTGAAGTCCGCTTCCGAGCGCTACGGCGCGGACGCACTGCTGGCGGTGGACGCCAAGGAAGCCGGCGGCAAGTGGACCGCCACCTGGCACATGTGGATGGGCGACAGCCGCGAACAGGGCCAGGCCCAGGGCGACACCCCCGATGCGCTGGCCGATGCGGTCATGCTGGGCGTTTCGCAGCGCCTGTCGCAACGCTTCGTCGGCGGCAGTACCGGCGCCGACACCGCACAGGTCCTGCAGATCGAGGGGGCCGACCTCGCCCGCTACGCCGAAGTGTCGCGCCTGCTGGAGCCGATGGGCGCCAAGCTGGTACTGGTGCAGGGCGGCAAGCTGGTCTACAACGTGACCGCCAGCCCCGAGCAACTGCGCGCACAACTGGCTCTGGCCCGTCTGCAGGAAGCGCCCGCCGAGCCGGCCCAGCCAGCGGTGGATGCCAATGGCCAACCGGTGCCGAATCCCGCCGTACCGCGCGCGAACGTCCTGCGCTTCCACTGGTAA
- a CDS encoding DUF2167 domain-containing protein, with protein MDGKALFLVALLAQAVAAPAFAATANPSEAPAAAAAQAAESDEEMSPETFVASLHFQKGKVVVGDNLATFDLPGNFVFLDGKDSERVLEAWGNPPSEEPPLGMLMPAGVSPFEPAAWAVTVEYEESGYVSDEDAGKIDYAQMLKDMQGDLSEANPAREKQGFEPIQLIGWAAPPHYDAAEKKLYWAKELKFGDSKEHTLNYNIRVLGRKGVLVLNFVAGMEQLPEIEQNVGKVLAMTEFNPGSRYMDFNPSVDKVAAYGLGALIAGKVAAKVGLFATLLVLLKKLWIVPALAIGWIARRFKRKPSAEG; from the coding sequence ATGGATGGCAAAGCCCTCTTCCTTGTCGCATTGCTTGCCCAGGCTGTCGCCGCGCCGGCATTCGCAGCCACTGCCAACCCGAGCGAGGCGCCCGCAGCTGCTGCCGCACAGGCCGCCGAGTCGGACGAGGAGATGTCCCCCGAGACCTTCGTCGCCAGCTTGCACTTCCAGAAGGGCAAGGTAGTGGTCGGCGACAACCTCGCCACCTTCGACCTGCCTGGCAACTTCGTCTTCCTCGACGGCAAGGATTCCGAGCGCGTGCTCGAGGCCTGGGGCAACCCGCCGAGCGAGGAGCCGCCGCTGGGCATGCTGATGCCCGCTGGTGTATCGCCCTTCGAGCCCGCCGCCTGGGCAGTAACTGTGGAGTACGAGGAGAGCGGCTACGTCTCCGACGAGGACGCGGGGAAGATCGATTACGCCCAGATGCTCAAGGACATGCAGGGCGATCTGAGCGAAGCCAATCCGGCGCGCGAGAAGCAGGGCTTCGAGCCGATCCAGCTGATTGGCTGGGCGGCGCCGCCGCACTATGACGCGGCGGAGAAGAAGCTGTACTGGGCCAAGGAGCTGAAGTTCGGCGACAGCAAGGAGCACACGCTGAACTACAACATCCGCGTGCTGGGCCGCAAAGGCGTGCTGGTGCTGAACTTCGTCGCCGGCATGGAGCAACTGCCGGAGATCGAGCAGAACGTCGGCAAGGTACTGGCGATGACCGAGTTCAATCCGGGCAGCCGCTACATGGACTTCAACCCTAGCGTCGACAAGGTTGCCGCCTATGGCCTGGGCGCGTTGATCGCCGGCAAGGTGGCGGCAAAGGTCGGCCTGTTCGCCACGCTGCTGGTCCTGCTGAAGAAACTGTGGATCGTCCCGGCGCTGGCCATTGGCTGGATCGCCCGTCGCTTCAAGCGCAAGCCGTCCGCCGAGGGCTGA
- the hda gene encoding DnaA regulatory inactivator Hda, producing the protein MTPMQLPLSVRLRDDATFANYYPGANAAALGYVERLCEPEAGWTESLIYLWGAEGVGRSHLLQAACIRSEQLGEPSVYLPMADLVPYGPEIFDNLEQRELVCLDDLDALAGKREWEEGLFHLFNRLRDSGRKLLLSASVSPRELPVKLPDLKSRLTLSLIFQLHPLTDDEKLRALQLRASRRGLHLTDEVGRFILTRGARSMQFLFDLLDELDKASLQAQRKLTIPFLKETMGW; encoded by the coding sequence ATGACTCCTATGCAGCTCCCCTTAAGCGTACGCCTGCGTGATGACGCAACGTTCGCCAACTACTATCCCGGCGCCAATGCTGCGGCGCTGGGCTATGTCGAGCGTCTGTGCGAACCGGAGGCGGGTTGGACGGAAAGCCTGATCTATCTCTGGGGCGCCGAAGGCGTGGGCCGCAGCCATCTGTTGCAGGCGGCCTGCATCCGTTCCGAACAGCTGGGCGAGCCGTCCGTCTACCTGCCGATGGCGGACCTGGTGCCCTACGGTCCGGAAATCTTCGACAACCTCGAACAGCGCGAGCTGGTGTGCCTCGATGATCTCGATGCGCTGGCCGGCAAGCGCGAGTGGGAAGAGGGGTTGTTCCACCTGTTCAACCGCCTGCGCGATTCCGGTCGCAAGCTGTTGCTCTCGGCCTCGGTGTCACCGCGCGAGTTGCCGGTGAAGCTGCCGGACCTGAAGTCCCGCCTGACCCTCTCGCTGATTTTCCAGCTGCACCCGCTGACCGACGACGAGAAGCTCCGTGCCCTGCAACTGCGCGCCTCGCGCCGTGGCCTGCACCTGACCGACGAGGTGGGGCGCTTCATCCTCACCCGCGGTGCGCGCAGCATGCAGTTCCTCTTCGACCTGCTCGACGAGCTGGACAAGGCCTCGCTGCAGGCCCAGCGCAAGCTGACCATTCCCTTCCTCAAGGAAACCATGGGCTGGTAA